Proteins encoded in a region of the Meiothermus sp. QL-1 genome:
- a CDS encoding MFS transporter: protein MSPWTVLAAAMAAGTAVSLIGQAYPTLAPYIRTDLGLSLAAVGLLNTFIYLGTMLGSLPSGWLTDRLGSRTVMIAGALLSAGLALSVALFVHSQAAFVPYLFLIGLVVASATPAGAQAVARAFPPHRRGLVIGLRQMAVPLGGTLAAAILPLVAHFSSWRWASGVAALLALLAAWATARLYQENPPQPQPSGGPTPRLGEVLRERNLLLASIAGMTLPTGQFVMITYLILFLKERLGVPELTGAALLTFAQLAGALSRVFWSWLSDLLGGRRKPLLVLMVALAGLCALVLAWLPPGTPFLLKGVMVVLYGATALGWQGLHFSLLTELSPPGWEGRVVGFGLVFTSIGIALAPPLFGLVVDLSQSYALAWLAQAAVFGLGAWLLSNVREGGGPSQR, encoded by the coding sequence ATGTCGCCCTGGACTGTCCTTGCCGCGGCCATGGCCGCCGGCACCGCGGTCTCCCTGATCGGCCAAGCCTACCCCACCCTAGCCCCTTACATCCGGACCGACCTGGGCCTCTCCCTGGCCGCCGTAGGTCTGCTCAACACCTTCATCTACCTGGGCACCATGCTGGGCTCCCTGCCCTCGGGCTGGCTCACCGACCGGCTGGGCAGCCGCACGGTGATGATAGCCGGGGCCCTTCTAAGCGCTGGGCTGGCCCTCTCGGTGGCCCTGTTCGTCCACTCCCAAGCGGCGTTCGTCCCCTACCTGTTCTTGATAGGGCTGGTGGTGGCCTCGGCCACCCCGGCCGGAGCCCAAGCCGTAGCCCGGGCCTTTCCTCCCCATCGGCGCGGTCTGGTAATCGGCCTACGCCAGATGGCCGTGCCCCTGGGGGGCACCCTGGCCGCAGCCATCCTGCCGTTGGTAGCTCATTTCTCGAGCTGGCGCTGGGCCTCGGGGGTGGCCGCTCTGTTGGCGTTGCTCGCCGCTTGGGCGACCGCCCGGCTCTACCAGGAAAACCCACCCCAACCCCAGCCCAGCGGGGGCCCCACGCCCAGGCTGGGAGAGGTCCTGCGGGAGCGCAACCTCCTGCTGGCCTCCATTGCAGGGATGACCCTGCCCACCGGGCAGTTCGTGATGATCACCTACCTGATTCTGTTTTTGAAGGAAAGGCTAGGGGTCCCGGAGCTCACCGGGGCAGCCCTGCTCACCTTCGCCCAGCTTGCGGGGGCACTGAGCCGGGTCTTCTGGTCGTGGCTTTCGGACCTGCTCGGAGGCAGACGCAAACCGCTGCTGGTGCTGATGGTGGCCCTCGCCGGTCTTTGTGCCCTGGTGCTGGCCTGGCTCCCGCCGGGGACCCCTTTTTTGCTGAAGGGGGTGATGGTGGTGCTCTACGGCGCCACCGCGCTGGGCTGGCAGGGGCTGCACTTTTCCCTGCTGACCGAACTCTCGCCCCCGGGGTGGGAGGGGCGGGTGGTGGGGTTCGGCCTGGTTTTCACCTCGATCGGCATCGCCCTGGCCCCACCCCTATTCGGTCTGGTGGTCGACCTCAGCCAGAGCTATGCCCTGGCCTGGCTGGCCCAGGCAGCGGTCTTTGGGCTTGGGGCCTGGCTGCTGTCTAACGTGAGGGAAGGGGGCGGGCCGTCTCAACGCTGA
- a CDS encoding DnaJ C-terminal domain-containing protein, with protein sequence MAYKDYYKILGVSKNATEEEIKRAFKRLARKYHPDVNKEPGAEERFKEINEAYTVLSDPEKRRIYDTYGERVGSGQWYSPPPGQGSFVGNVGDFSDFFQQLFGWGGRSPAGGFVDLEDLFGAVPRRGASLEAELPLSLEEAYRGGEKTVAIGRERLTVRIPPGVREGQKIRLAGKGQVGGDLYLVVRLQPQPDMRLEGDDLYTVVEVPAPIAVVGGKVRVGTLDGPVELTIPKRTQTGRKLRLAGKGWPRRDGTRGDQYAEVRVVIPTHPSPEEERLYAELAGLLRAQR encoded by the coding sequence ATGGCCTACAAGGACTACTACAAAATCCTGGGGGTTTCGAAGAACGCTACCGAAGAGGAGATCAAGCGGGCGTTCAAGCGGCTGGCCCGCAAATACCACCCCGACGTGAACAAGGAGCCGGGGGCGGAGGAGCGCTTCAAGGAGATCAACGAGGCCTACACGGTCCTCTCCGACCCCGAGAAGCGCCGGATCTACGACACCTACGGCGAGCGGGTGGGCAGCGGCCAGTGGTATAGCCCCCCGCCCGGCCAGGGCAGCTTTGTGGGCAACGTCGGGGATTTCTCCGATTTCTTTCAACAGCTTTTTGGCTGGGGCGGGCGCTCACCGGCGGGTGGGTTTGTGGACCTGGAAGACCTGTTTGGCGCGGTGCCGCGGCGGGGCGCCAGCCTGGAGGCCGAACTGCCCTTGAGCCTGGAGGAGGCCTACCGGGGAGGGGAGAAGACCGTCGCCATAGGGCGCGAGCGTCTTACCGTGCGAATCCCCCCAGGGGTGCGGGAGGGGCAGAAGATCCGGTTGGCGGGCAAGGGGCAGGTTGGAGGCGACCTGTACCTGGTGGTGCGGCTTCAGCCCCAGCCCGACATGCGCCTGGAAGGCGACGACCTCTACACCGTGGTGGAGGTGCCGGCCCCCATCGCGGTGGTGGGGGGGAAGGTGCGGGTGGGAACCCTGGACGGCCCGGTGGAGCTTACCATCCCCAAGCGGACCCAGACCGGGCGCAAGCTGCGCCTGGCGGGCAAGGGCTGGCCCCGCCGCGACGGCACCCGCGGTGACCAGTACGCCGAGGTGCGGGTGGTTATCCCCACCCATCCAAGCCCGGAGGAAGAGCGGCTATACGCCGAGCTGGCCGGGCTGCTCAGGGCTCAGCGTTGA
- a CDS encoding nucleotide exchange factor GrpE, with product MEKQEVVETPEEQGEVSELDRLKGEVEFLKAELEASKDKFLRLYAEFENYKKRMAQELESAQRHGKFEAIRALLGTLDDLERALGFASVKPEDLIPGIRSVLDNFARSLKSLGVEAVPGVGAEFDPRYHEAIGAVEGEEGKVMHVYQQGFRYGELLVRPARVVVGSGVKPEEDGKPVSEG from the coding sequence ATGGAGAAGCAAGAGGTGGTTGAAACCCCGGAAGAGCAGGGTGAGGTTTCCGAGCTCGACCGCCTGAAAGGGGAGGTGGAGTTTTTGAAGGCCGAGCTCGAGGCCTCCAAGGACAAGTTCCTGCGCCTTTACGCCGAGTTTGAGAACTACAAAAAGCGCATGGCCCAGGAGCTGGAATCGGCCCAGCGCCACGGCAAGTTTGAGGCCATCCGGGCGCTTTTGGGCACCCTCGACGACCTCGAGCGGGCCCTGGGTTTCGCTAGCGTAAAGCCAGAGGACCTGATTCCCGGTATTCGGAGCGTGCTGGATAACTTTGCCCGCAGCCTCAAGAGCCTGGGGGTGGAGGCGGTGCCCGGGGTAGGGGCCGAGTTCGACCCCCGCTACCACGAGGCCATTGGGGCGGTGGAAGGCGAAGAGGGCAAGGTCATGCACGTCTACCAGCAGGGGTTTCGCTACGGGGAACTTCTGGTGCGGCCCGCACGGGTGGTGGTGGGTAGCGGGGTGAAACCGGAGGAGGACGGGAAGCCGGTCTCGGAGGGCTAG
- the dnaK gene encoding molecular chaperone DnaK: MAKAVGIDLGTTNSVIAIMEGGSPVVLENAEGERTTPSVVAYKGGEQLVGRVARRQAVLNPEGTVFEIKRFIGRRWEEVEGEAKRVPYKVVKGPDGGVRVEIQGKLYTPEEISAMILRKLVEDASKKLGERITKAVITVPAYFNNAQREATANAGRIAGLEVLRIINEPTAAALAYGLDKKGSETVLVFDLGGGTFDVTVLEIGEGVFEVKATSGDTHLGGSDMDHAIVNWLVEEFKKESGGVDLRADRQALQRLIEAAEKAKIELSNVVETTISLPFIGLDPVSKTPLHLEKKLTRAKFEELIQPLLKRMRAPVEQALKDAGLSPSQIDEVLLVGGATRVPAVQQIVREILGKEPNRSVNPDEVVALGAAVQAGVLTGQVQDVVLLDVTPLSLGVETKGGVATVLIPRNTTIPTRKSEIFTTAEHNQPSVEIHVVQGERPMAADNKSLGRFRLDGIPPMPAGVPQIEVTFDIDANGILHVTAKEKSTGREASITIQNTTTLSEQEIERMIKEAEANAEADRKRREHAELKNNLDTARIQAERVMSEKQSTPEAKSRLEAAISRAKGLVEKDASDSELRQATEELLAALQAYEQGATVGASSSSRSDDVIDADYKPAD; the protein is encoded by the coding sequence ATGGCAAAGGCCGTAGGAATCGACCTGGGAACGACCAACAGCGTGATCGCCATCATGGAGGGGGGCAGCCCGGTGGTGCTGGAGAACGCCGAGGGCGAGCGCACCACCCCTAGCGTGGTGGCCTACAAGGGCGGCGAGCAGCTCGTGGGTCGGGTAGCCCGTCGGCAGGCGGTGCTGAACCCCGAGGGGACGGTCTTCGAGATCAAGCGCTTCATTGGCCGCCGTTGGGAAGAGGTGGAAGGCGAGGCCAAGCGGGTGCCCTACAAGGTGGTCAAGGGCCCCGACGGCGGGGTGCGGGTGGAGATCCAGGGCAAGCTCTACACCCCGGAGGAGATCTCCGCCATGATCCTGCGCAAGCTGGTGGAAGACGCCTCCAAGAAGCTGGGGGAGCGGATTACCAAGGCGGTCATCACCGTGCCGGCTTACTTCAACAACGCCCAGCGGGAGGCCACCGCCAACGCAGGCCGCATTGCAGGCCTCGAGGTCCTGCGCATCATTAACGAGCCCACCGCTGCGGCCCTGGCCTATGGGCTGGACAAGAAGGGCAGCGAGACGGTGCTGGTCTTCGACCTGGGGGGTGGCACCTTCGATGTGACGGTGCTCGAGATTGGCGAGGGGGTCTTCGAGGTCAAGGCCACCTCGGGGGACACCCACCTGGGCGGCTCGGACATGGACCACGCCATCGTCAACTGGCTCGTCGAGGAGTTCAAGAAGGAGTCGGGTGGGGTAGACCTGAGGGCCGACCGTCAGGCCCTGCAGCGACTGATCGAGGCCGCGGAGAAGGCCAAAATCGAGCTTTCCAACGTGGTGGAGACCACCATTAGCCTGCCCTTCATCGGCCTCGATCCGGTCTCCAAGACGCCTTTGCACCTGGAGAAGAAACTCACCCGGGCCAAGTTCGAGGAGCTCATCCAGCCGCTTCTGAAGCGGATGCGGGCCCCGGTGGAGCAGGCCCTGAAGGACGCGGGCCTCTCCCCCAGCCAGATCGACGAGGTGCTGCTGGTGGGTGGGGCCACCCGGGTGCCGGCGGTGCAGCAGATTGTGCGGGAGATTCTGGGCAAGGAGCCCAACCGCAGCGTCAACCCCGACGAGGTGGTGGCCCTGGGGGCGGCGGTGCAGGCCGGGGTGCTCACCGGGCAGGTGCAGGACGTGGTGCTCCTGGACGTGACCCCCCTGTCGCTGGGGGTGGAGACCAAGGGGGGTGTGGCCACGGTCCTGATTCCGCGCAACACCACCATCCCTACCCGCAAGTCGGAGATCTTCACCACCGCCGAGCACAACCAGCCCTCGGTGGAAATCCACGTGGTGCAGGGGGAGCGCCCCATGGCTGCGGACAACAAGAGCCTGGGCCGTTTCCGCCTGGATGGGATTCCCCCTATGCCGGCAGGCGTTCCCCAGATTGAGGTGACCTTTGACATAGACGCCAACGGCATCCTGCACGTGACCGCCAAGGAGAAGTCCACCGGTCGGGAGGCCTCCATCACCATCCAGAACACCACCACCCTCTCCGAGCAAGAGATCGAGCGCATGATCAAGGAGGCCGAGGCCAACGCCGAAGCCGACCGCAAGCGCAGGGAGCACGCCGAGCTCAAGAACAACCTGGATACGGCCCGTATCCAGGCTGAGCGGGTGATGAGCGAGAAGCAGAGCACCCCTGAGGCCAAAAGCCGGCTCGAGGCCGCCATATCGAGGGCCAAGGGCCTGGTGGAAAAGGACGCCAGCGACAGCGAGCTGCGCCAGGCCACAGAGGAGCTTCTGGCTGCGCTGCAGGCCTATGAGCAGGGCGCCACGGTGGGGGCTTCGAGCAGCTCCAGGTCCGACGATGTGATCGACGCCGACTACAAGCCGGCCGACTGA
- the ftsH gene encoding ATP-dependent zinc metalloprotease FtsH codes for MNRLPFNLWFVLLAAILVAWAFSLTSHQQPSNTVAYTAFLNEVEQGRVARITVDGRQLSVTPKDGGDPYITFAPGPIDTATIREWGEKKIQVEIAPPRRENSFLGFLIPLLLIGLLVALFFFFSRNRGPSGDSAFNFTKSRARVLTEAPKTSFKDVAGCEEAKEELKEIVEFLKNPSRFHEMGARIPKGVLLVGPPGSGKTHIARAVAGEAKVPFIAASGSDFVEMFVGVGAARVRDLFETAKRHAPCIIFIDEIDAVGRRRGGGVGGGNDEREQTLNQLLVEMDGFEKDSSVIVMAATNRPDVLDPALLRPGRFDRQVAIDAPDVRGREQILRIHAKGKPLAEDVDLALLAKRTPGFVGADLENLLNEAALLAAREGRKKITMKDLEEAADRVVMGPARKSMVVTPKDREITAYHEAGHALAAHFLEHADKVHKVTIVPRGRAMGFMMPSRQDSLHWSKKRLTDQIAVALAGRVAEELVFDDVTTGAENDFRQATDLARRMITEWGMHPDFGMVAYQVREDTYLGGYDVRHYSEDTARRIDEAVQKFLQEQYERVKNLLSEKRELLERVTRTLLERETLSAEEFVAVVEGRPLEPPPEAAREREEREAPRVVPKVKPHLGGAG; via the coding sequence ATGAACCGCCTGCCGTTCAACCTTTGGTTCGTCCTGCTCGCCGCCATCCTAGTGGCCTGGGCCTTCAGCCTAACCTCGCACCAGCAGCCCAGCAACACCGTCGCCTACACCGCCTTCCTGAACGAGGTGGAGCAAGGACGGGTCGCCCGGATCACCGTGGACGGACGGCAGCTCAGCGTGACCCCCAAAGACGGCGGCGACCCCTACATCACCTTTGCCCCCGGGCCCATAGACACCGCCACCATCCGCGAGTGGGGGGAGAAGAAAATCCAGGTAGAAATAGCCCCGCCCCGGCGGGAGAACTCCTTCCTGGGCTTCCTCATTCCCCTGCTCCTAATTGGCCTGCTGGTAGCGCTCTTCTTCTTCTTCTCGCGCAACCGGGGCCCCTCGGGGGATAGCGCCTTCAACTTCACCAAAAGCCGCGCCCGGGTCCTCACCGAGGCCCCCAAGACCAGCTTCAAGGACGTGGCCGGCTGCGAGGAGGCCAAGGAGGAGCTCAAGGAAATCGTGGAGTTCCTCAAAAACCCCTCCCGCTTCCACGAGATGGGGGCCCGCATCCCCAAAGGGGTGCTGCTGGTGGGCCCTCCGGGCTCGGGCAAGACCCACATCGCCCGGGCCGTGGCCGGGGAGGCCAAGGTCCCCTTCATCGCCGCCTCGGGCTCCGACTTCGTCGAGATGTTCGTAGGGGTAGGGGCGGCCCGGGTGCGGGACCTGTTTGAAACCGCCAAGCGCCACGCCCCCTGCATCATCTTCATAGATGAAATCGACGCAGTGGGCCGCCGGCGGGGCGGAGGGGTGGGCGGAGGCAACGACGAGCGGGAGCAGACCCTGAACCAGCTTCTGGTGGAGATGGACGGCTTCGAGAAGGACTCGAGCGTCATCGTAATGGCCGCGACCAACCGCCCCGATGTGCTCGACCCTGCGCTTTTGCGCCCGGGCCGCTTCGACCGCCAGGTGGCCATCGACGCCCCCGATGTGCGGGGACGCGAGCAGATTCTGAGGATTCACGCCAAAGGCAAGCCCCTGGCCGAGGACGTGGACCTGGCCCTCCTGGCCAAACGCACCCCCGGGTTTGTGGGGGCTGACCTGGAAAACCTGCTCAACGAGGCTGCCCTGCTGGCCGCGCGCGAGGGGCGCAAGAAGATCACCATGAAGGACCTCGAGGAGGCCGCCGACCGGGTGGTGATGGGCCCTGCGCGCAAGAGCATGGTGGTGACCCCCAAGGACCGGGAGATCACCGCCTACCACGAGGCCGGCCACGCCCTGGCAGCCCACTTCCTGGAGCACGCCGATAAGGTACACAAGGTGACCATTGTGCCGCGGGGCCGGGCCATGGGCTTTATGATGCCAAGCCGGCAGGATAGCCTGCACTGGAGCAAGAAGCGCCTCACCGACCAGATCGCCGTGGCCCTGGCTGGGCGGGTGGCCGAGGAGCTGGTCTTCGACGACGTGACCACCGGGGCCGAGAACGACTTCCGCCAGGCCACCGACCTGGCCCGGCGCATGATCACCGAGTGGGGCATGCACCCCGATTTCGGCATGGTGGCCTACCAGGTGCGGGAGGACACCTACCTGGGGGGCTACGACGTGCGGCACTACTCCGAGGACACGGCACGCCGGATTGACGAGGCGGTGCAGAAGTTCCTGCAGGAGCAGTACGAGCGGGTCAAAAACCTCCTCTCCGAGAAGCGGGAGCTGCTCGAGCGGGTCACCCGCACCCTGCTGGAGCGCGAGACCCTGAGCGCCGAGGAGTTTGTGGCGGTGGTGGAGGGCAGGCCGCTCGAGCCCCCCCCCGAGGCCGCCAGGGAACGCGAGGAACGGGAGGCGCCCCGGGTGGTACCCAAGGTGAAGCCCCACCTGGGCGGGGCAGGCTAG
- a CDS encoding sugar phosphate isomerase/epimerase, which produces MRLGFSPFTAGLDYRQAFELAGELGLFLEIAYDQHEIDPRLPSANTLAEMGRAAGVGFTLHLPFVDWNLASLVPSVAHLSFERTQRALEFGAQIGAFCSVLHTGSVPLRHPEALERAWQFLHEALGRLELSIPVALENLGLDPSDLLQTPAELCELLHAHPRYGFCLDVGHAQVALGPQGPRTYHALLAERLQHWHLHDNHGHSDEHLPCGRGQVDWAWVRRALEGFQGTVALEVTGGIEGIRQSVALLRGVS; this is translated from the coding sequence ATGCGACTGGGCTTCAGTCCCTTCACAGCGGGCCTAGACTACCGCCAAGCCTTCGAGCTGGCCGGGGAGCTGGGCTTATTCCTCGAGATCGCCTACGACCAGCACGAAATAGACCCCCGCCTACCCAGCGCCAACACCCTGGCCGAGATGGGCCGGGCCGCAGGGGTGGGCTTTACCCTGCACCTTCCCTTTGTGGACTGGAACCTGGCCTCGCTGGTGCCCTCCGTGGCCCACCTTTCCTTTGAGCGCACCCAGCGGGCTCTGGAGTTTGGTGCCCAGATTGGGGCCTTCTGCAGCGTGCTGCACACCGGAAGCGTGCCCTTGCGCCACCCCGAGGCCTTAGAGCGGGCCTGGCAGTTCTTGCACGAAGCCCTTGGGCGGCTCGAGCTCTCCATACCGGTAGCCCTGGAAAACCTGGGCCTGGACCCCAGCGACCTGCTGCAAACCCCGGCCGAGCTTTGCGAGCTGCTGCACGCCCACCCCCGCTACGGTTTCTGCCTGGATGTGGGCCACGCCCAGGTGGCGCTCGGCCCCCAGGGGCCCAGGACCTACCACGCCCTGCTGGCAGAACGCCTGCAACACTGGCACCTCCACGACAACCACGGCCACAGCGACGAGCACCTGCCCTGCGGGAGGGGCCAGGTAGACTGGGCCTGGGTGCGCCGGGCTTTGGAAGGCTTTCAGGGAACGGTGGCGCTCGAGGTCACCGGCGGGATAGAGGGCATCCGCCAGAGCGTGGCCCTCCTCAGAGGGGTTTCCTGA
- a CDS encoding cytochrome c, whose amino-acid sequence MPIERIEVYLDNASEPVQVLKEPPFKLTYDTRQLPDGDHTLRVVTFYTNGAKEVREIPFKVANTPGVLVQGLEEGKEVSGTLEVSLRVADPEVKPTRERFPGLGAAIATAVILGGVWLFFAATGVTNKTLEEVARPPAAAEAHGGGHGSEHAAAPVDAALKAKGEQVYGMSCAGCHQANGQGMPGVFPALAGSKNVADKAYTINILLKGKGNMPGFAQLSDEELAAVATYIKNSWGNNFGGVTPDEIKAAR is encoded by the coding sequence ATGCCAATCGAACGCATCGAGGTTTACCTAGACAACGCAAGCGAGCCCGTGCAGGTGCTCAAGGAGCCGCCCTTCAAGCTCACCTACGACACCCGCCAGCTTCCCGACGGAGACCACACACTGCGGGTGGTCACCTTCTACACCAACGGCGCCAAGGAGGTGCGGGAAATCCCCTTCAAGGTGGCCAACACCCCAGGGGTGCTGGTGCAGGGCCTGGAGGAGGGCAAGGAGGTCTCGGGCACCCTGGAGGTAAGCCTGCGGGTGGCCGACCCCGAGGTCAAGCCCACCCGCGAGCGCTTCCCTGGCCTGGGTGCGGCCATCGCCACCGCGGTCATTCTGGGCGGGGTCTGGCTCTTCTTCGCCGCCACCGGGGTGACCAACAAGACCCTGGAGGAGGTGGCCCGGCCCCCCGCAGCCGCCGAGGCCCACGGGGGCGGCCACGGTAGCGAGCACGCCGCCGCTCCGGTGGATGCGGCCCTCAAGGCCAAGGGTGAGCAAGTGTACGGCATGAGCTGTGCTGGATGCCACCAGGCCAACGGCCAGGGGATGCCAGGTGTTTTCCCTGCCCTTGCAGGCAGCAAAAACGTAGCCGACAAGGCCTACACCATCAACATCCTGCTCAAGGGCAAGGGGAACATGCCGGGCTTTGCCCAGCTTTCGGACGAAGAGCTGGCCGCCGTCGCCACCTACATCAAGAACAGTTGGGGCAATAACTTTGGCGGGGTCACCCCAGACGAGATCAAAGCCGCCCGCTAG
- a CDS encoding cytochrome C, with the protein MYRNDTVVPYFALVFAVALFLTAYLNDRFRVVHEAGVVPHLTVGNIGLMAFGLVLFVYGFIGLLSNWLEGSELRPGKHSPEPSSLPMVAGVVLSLLLVMLSGFFVRALIFANNPETGYYNATTLQAGVFGAMMFILAILIAIYKKYFMDEEVLAEDEKGDFPW; encoded by the coding sequence ATGTACCGCAACGACACGGTGGTCCCCTACTTCGCCCTGGTCTTCGCAGTGGCCCTCTTCCTGACCGCCTACTTGAACGACCGCTTCCGGGTGGTCCACGAGGCCGGGGTGGTGCCCCACCTCACGGTGGGCAACATCGGGCTGATGGCCTTTGGCCTGGTGCTCTTCGTGTACGGCTTCATCGGCCTGCTCAGCAACTGGCTCGAGGGCTCCGAGCTGCGGCCCGGCAAGCACAGCCCCGAACCCAGCAGTCTGCCCATGGTGGCGGGGGTGGTGCTCTCCCTTTTGCTGGTCATGCTCTCGGGCTTCTTCGTGCGTGCCCTGATCTTCGCCAACAACCCCGAGACCGGCTACTACAACGCCACCACCCTGCAAGCAGGGGTCTTCGGGGCCATGATGTTCATCCTGGCCATCCTGATAGCTATTTACAAGAAGTACTTCATGGACGAAGAAGTCCTGGCCGAAGACGAAAAGGGCGACTTCCCTTGGTAA
- a CDS encoding ubiquinol-cytochrome c reductase iron-sulfur subunit: protein MAEHHAATHHEEDPQAHATRRAVLQAAIGVSAGATLLSTLWVGAGLVPRVEKVPSREPVAVGDVLVHATGPKTNQPITLDDLRAVRNERIPFIIAFPKSPENVVKKDLVTNTIMVMLAEVERMSPETRRLASPEGVLAYSAVCKHLGCTISQWQNDLWLCPCHGGLYDVYDQARVVGGPVPKPVPQLPVKVEGGQVVVAGEFTDRPGADV, encoded by the coding sequence ATGGCCGAACACCACGCCGCAACCCATCACGAGGAAGACCCCCAGGCCCATGCCACGAGGCGGGCCGTGCTGCAGGCCGCCATTGGGGTGAGCGCCGGCGCCACCCTGCTCTCTACCCTTTGGGTGGGGGCCGGGCTGGTGCCCCGGGTGGAAAAGGTACCCAGCAGGGAACCGGTGGCCGTGGGGGATGTGCTGGTCCACGCCACCGGCCCCAAGACCAACCAACCCATCACCCTGGACGACCTGCGGGCGGTTCGAAACGAGCGCATCCCCTTCATCATCGCTTTTCCCAAGAGCCCTGAGAACGTGGTCAAGAAGGACCTGGTCACCAACACCATCATGGTGATGCTGGCCGAGGTGGAGCGCATGAGCCCCGAGACCCGCAGGCTGGCCTCGCCCGAGGGGGTGCTGGCCTACTCGGCGGTCTGCAAGCACCTGGGCTGCACTATAAGCCAGTGGCAGAACGACCTCTGGCTCTGCCCCTGCCACGGAGGGCTCTACGACGTGTACGACCAGGCCCGGGTGGTGGGGGGTCCGGTACCCAAGCCGGTGCCCCAGCTCCCCGTCAAGGTAGAGGGCGGCCAGGTGGTGGTGGCGGGCGAGTTCACCGATAGGCCTGGCGCCGATGTGTAG
- a CDS encoding cytochrome bc complex cytochrome b subunit, giving the protein MYQWLDDRLGIGKLYAKAFRKAFPVHHSFFLGEITLFSFITLVLTGIFLTLNYEPSIRPVSGPLSNGQEVPAAYYSVLYIDSLPFGAVIRSLHHWAAHIMIAAAFLHMLRIHLTGAYKNPRELNWIVGVFLLVLAIVTAFTGYALPFDNYALTATKIGYEIGAAAPWVGKLLSEILFAGELSPTNTQTIPRLYSIHVLWLPLTLIALIGLHLTIMIKQKHTQPRYAEKVAPGKIVGVPLFPQQMAMMGVLFLIYLGATTFIAGAFLAHPVQAFGPPTANTPPVKPDWYFLWIYGILQIIPASWRFEFLGATFGPQFWGGILVPTLIILGALAIPFLDYSKEKQRYLELPSRHPFRTSFVIGMLMFYLMSTLAGYKVDLKLSNEVLWVLVLVVPVVTGIVSYVLIKAIYSRDWNREARVELGRKGSAADD; this is encoded by the coding sequence ATGTACCAGTGGCTGGACGACCGTTTGGGGATAGGAAAGCTTTACGCCAAGGCTTTCCGCAAGGCCTTCCCGGTACACCACTCGTTCTTTTTGGGCGAGATCACCCTCTTCTCCTTCATCACCCTGGTGCTCACCGGTATTTTCCTGACCCTCAACTACGAGCCCTCCATTCGCCCCGTCTCGGGGCCCCTCTCCAACGGGCAGGAGGTCCCAGCGGCCTACTACTCCGTCCTCTACATCGATTCGCTGCCCTTTGGGGCGGTGATTCGCTCACTGCACCACTGGGCGGCCCACATCATGATTGCCGCAGCCTTCCTGCACATGCTGCGCATCCACCTCACCGGGGCCTACAAGAACCCCCGGGAGCTGAACTGGATCGTGGGGGTCTTCCTGCTGGTGCTGGCCATCGTCACCGCCTTTACCGGCTATGCCCTGCCCTTCGACAACTACGCCCTCACCGCCACCAAGATCGGCTATGAGATTGGGGCCGCAGCCCCCTGGGTGGGCAAGCTCCTGTCGGAAATCCTCTTCGCCGGTGAGCTCTCCCCTACCAACACCCAGACCATACCCCGGCTCTACTCCATCCACGTCCTCTGGCTCCCCCTGACCCTCATCGCGCTCATCGGCCTCCACCTCACCATCATGATCAAACAGAAGCACACCCAGCCCCGCTACGCGGAGAAGGTGGCCCCGGGCAAGATCGTGGGGGTGCCGCTTTTCCCGCAGCAGATGGCCATGATGGGCGTGCTGTTCCTCATCTATCTGGGGGCCACCACCTTCATCGCTGGGGCCTTCCTGGCCCACCCGGTCCAGGCCTTCGGCCCCCCCACCGCCAACACCCCGCCGGTCAAGCCCGACTGGTACTTCCTCTGGATCTACGGGATTCTCCAGATTATTCCGGCAAGCTGGCGCTTTGAGTTCCTGGGGGCCACCTTCGGCCCACAGTTCTGGGGCGGCATCCTGGTGCCCACCCTGATTATCCTGGGGGCCCTGGCCATCCCCTTCCTGGACTACTCCAAGGAGAAGCAGCGCTACCTCGAGCTCCCCAGCCGCCACCCCTTCCGCACCAGCTTCGTCATTGGGATGCTGATGTTCTACCTGATGAGCACCCTGGCCGGTTACAAGGTAGACCTCAAGCTCTCCAACGAGGTCCTTTGGGTGCTGGTGCTGGTGGTGCCGGTTGTGACCGGCATCGTGAGCTACGTGCTCATCAAGGCCATCTACAGCAGGGACTGGAATCGAGAGGCGCGCGTTGAGCTGGGCCGCAAGGGCTCGGCCGCCGACGACTAG